One Microbacterium sp. No. 7 genomic window carries:
- a CDS encoding glutathione peroxidase, which translates to MTETAPVDVRDVPFRDAAGEETTLRAFGDGPLLIVNVASRCGLTPQYEQLEQLQRTYGDRGLRVIGFPCNQFMGQEPGSMEEILEFCSVTYGVSFPIMDKIKVNGRYAAPLYKALKATKNLERAKGVVKWNFEKFVLTPSGELHRFGPTVKPDAPEVIAAIEGALR; encoded by the coding sequence GTGACCGAAACCGCCCCTGTGGATGTCCGAGATGTGCCCTTTCGCGATGCCGCCGGCGAGGAGACGACGCTGCGCGCGTTCGGCGACGGCCCCCTGCTCATCGTCAACGTCGCCTCCAGATGCGGGCTGACGCCGCAGTACGAGCAGCTCGAGCAGCTGCAGCGCACGTACGGCGACCGTGGCCTGCGCGTGATCGGCTTCCCCTGCAATCAGTTCATGGGTCAGGAGCCGGGGTCGATGGAGGAGATCCTCGAGTTCTGCTCCGTGACCTACGGCGTGAGCTTCCCGATCATGGACAAGATCAAGGTCAACGGCCGCTATGCGGCGCCGCTGTACAAGGCGCTGAAGGCGACGAAGAACCTCGAGCGCGCAAAGGGCGTCGTCAAGTGGAACTTCGAGAAGTTCGTGCTGACGCCGTCGGGCGAGCTGCACCGCTTCGGGCCGACGGTGAAGCCCGACGCGCCCGAGGTGATCGCGGCGATCGAGGGCGCTCTGCGCTGA